In Porites lutea chromosome 8, jaPorLute2.1, whole genome shotgun sequence, the genomic stretch aacaattaaagTTATAATGAAATTAAAGCTTAATTACTCCAGTAAAATAGTAATTTGCGGGAATCAAAAAATCATTATCAATTTTACTTAATTTCCTTGGCTAAAAATAAGATAACgtaaaaaaacttaaataagCAAGGACTATGTTCCTGTCTCGTgtttaacaaattaaagatCAAGGAAATAATGAAAGATTTTCTACGTTGTCGAGAAATATACATTAGGatgtacatttttttgaagGTAGTAAGTATGTTAATATAGCTGCATGTTTTTTGGCTGTAATTAATGAAATGgttctttttatatttattgAGTAGGGTCAAGATAAAATACCTCCACCTCATCAGGTGAGAAGCGCTCAGTCCCGGCCAGGATTGTGTTTGGGTCCTGCACTGCAGCAGGAGCAGGGTAGTATAAGCCAAGGCGTGCGCGTGAGTTGCTGTTACTGTTGGCATTATTAACAATGTAGATGTAAATACCAAACACTGGACCAGACCATGACGCCCTGTAAATTGCCCTGTCTGGACTCCTCACCTCACTCACAAAGGGATCCAGCTCTTCCTTATTGCTAATTGAAAATATAAACGCCTTGCGAGTGTAGCCAAAGAAACCACTGGAGTCTAACAAACCAACAAAACGTAAGTATTAACTTTTGAGTAAACACTGTGGTGTAGTTACTCTGTACTGTATTTtccttagtttgaatttatttatttatttttatttttattcttgactTTAAATGAATTATcataaactaaaacaaaacaaacttaatAAGAACCATGAGTGAAATGGAATCacacatttttttcaactttcctttttttttctgattttcctCCCTTTGTTTATTGTATTGCTATTCCTTACAGTTAGTTATGAAAATGGACATAGTCTTTGAAGACAGATATACAGAGATGATATATGATATACGCCAATGATAATGCATTTCTTATTTGCATTGACATGTGATGTAACTAACCTTTCAGACCTTTTCCTTAGGGATAAGGGAACCAGTAAGGGATAATTGAGAAAATAATTTTGGAGATAATTGAATTGTTTTAGGGAGTAATGAAAGTTCATCATGGTTCTACATTAATTATGATCTACACTTATTTTTCTCCGCTTTACTTTTATTGGTTATAGGATCGCAAGCTGGATAATAAGGTGGGAATATCTCTGCCGCCAAGAAAACCCATTTTACTATATTCGCAAAACCCACGAGACAACGGCTTCATGGTTATTGTGTTTTTGTTAGCACTCGAGAAGAGTCTTTGTGAAATCGCCGCTTGTTTACACGCGTAAAAAGTCGCCTCTGGAAACGGATTAATCGAGCCTTTGCAATGCCATAACAATCACAATGACTATTGCATCTTTTCAGCTACAGTTATACCTTCTTTAATTCTAACATGAATGTAACCACAAAAATTTgtggcaaacatttttttttctttcccacaAAAAGTGCGCGGAAAGGGGCAAGTTTTTCCCCCAGCACCTCCCCGTGCGTGTTCCCTGACTTTTAGACTGTAGTAGGTTTTTTAACTAGATTCAATTTACTAAACTTCAACTTGACTCCTTGGAGGGTTGGGAGGGGGAGGAGTGGGGTACTCCCATATTTTGGCTAGATAGGTATGTGACGCCCGAAAAAGTATGGTATATGAGGG encodes the following:
- the LOC140946914 gene encoding uncharacterized protein, encoding MDSNILKTNSSYFYHLGKFLEPAVGNNSYWLLCWRATLHGWDVRTQFHKRCDGKRDTVTIIKNGKYVFGGYTDIPWDSSGFFGYTRKAFIFSISNKEELDPFVSEVRSPDRAIYRASWSGPVFGIYIYIVNNANSNSNSRARLGLYYPAPAAVQDPNTILAGTERFSPDEVEVFYLDPTQ